A window of the Haloquadratum walsbyi C23 genome harbors these coding sequences:
- a CDS encoding 2-oxoacid:acceptor oxidoreductase subunit alpha: MPADFNWAIGGEAGDGIDSTGKIFAQALSRAGRHVFTSKDFASRIRGGYTAYKVRTAVDPVQSVVDRLDVLIALTPRTIKENHDELHEGSVIIYDGERTTMENVEIPDGMVGLDVPLKRLAEEAGGAIMRNVVALGAACAVADFPIENLDSALEKRFGSKGQSLVENNKEAARSGRDYVGSEYHNEFDYSLETTDADYVLLNGDEAIGMGAIAAGCKFYAGYPITPATNVMEYLTGRIEQFGGHVLQAEDELSAINIALGAARAGARAMTATSGPGIDLMTETFGLIGTSETPLVIADVMRSGPSTGMPTKQEQGDLNMLLYGGHGEIPRFVVAPTTIAECFWKTVEAFNLAEKYQTPVYLAADLAMAVTERTFSPETFDMDDVEIERGKVVDESTIDQWQNEKSQFQPHALTDDGISPRAFPGTTGGAHMSTGLEHDELGRRTEDTDMRVEQVDKRTRKVETARREEDLTPRSFGSEDAPNLVISWGSNEGAMVEAMSILDERGIDVHFLSVPYLFPRYNLTEAIDEAETVIAVECNATGQFANVIEHDALSRVNRVNKYDGVRFKADELASKIEQTIDTASSAGTNEETETTEITQ; encoded by the coding sequence ATGCCCGCGGACTTTAATTGGGCCATCGGCGGCGAAGCCGGCGATGGCATCGACTCGACGGGGAAGATCTTCGCTCAGGCACTCTCACGTGCGGGACGGCACGTGTTCACCTCGAAGGACTTCGCCTCCCGTATCCGTGGGGGCTATACGGCCTATAAGGTACGGACAGCCGTCGATCCAGTGCAGAGCGTCGTGGACAGACTAGATGTGCTGATTGCATTGACGCCACGCACTATCAAGGAAAATCATGATGAACTTCACGAAGGGTCTGTCATCATCTATGATGGTGAGCGGACAACAATGGAAAACGTTGAGATTCCAGATGGAATGGTCGGTCTTGACGTCCCATTAAAACGATTAGCTGAAGAAGCCGGTGGTGCGATTATGCGTAACGTCGTTGCGTTGGGTGCCGCATGTGCGGTCGCAGACTTTCCGATTGAAAATCTTGATAGCGCGCTTGAGAAGCGCTTTGGATCGAAGGGTCAGTCACTCGTCGAGAATAATAAGGAGGCTGCACGAAGTGGGCGCGATTATGTCGGTTCAGAGTATCACAACGAATTTGACTATAGTCTTGAGACGACAGATGCTGACTACGTGTTATTAAATGGTGACGAAGCAATTGGAATGGGAGCCATTGCTGCAGGATGTAAGTTCTATGCCGGGTACCCAATTACGCCAGCAACAAATGTAATGGAGTATCTAACAGGTCGAATTGAACAGTTTGGGGGACACGTTCTCCAAGCGGAAGATGAACTTTCGGCTATCAATATTGCATTGGGTGCCGCACGCGCCGGTGCACGAGCAATGACAGCGACATCAGGTCCGGGAATTGATTTGATGACAGAAACGTTTGGTCTTATTGGAACCTCTGAAACGCCACTTGTCATCGCCGACGTGATGCGGTCGGGCCCTTCAACTGGAATGCCAACTAAACAAGAGCAGGGAGATCTGAATATGCTGCTGTACGGTGGGCATGGCGAGATTCCTCGGTTTGTTGTTGCGCCGACAACAATCGCCGAGTGCTTTTGGAAGACAGTCGAAGCGTTCAATCTTGCTGAAAAATATCAAACACCGGTATACCTCGCGGCTGACCTTGCAATGGCGGTGACAGAACGGACATTCTCACCGGAAACATTCGATATGGACGACGTTGAGATTGAGCGTGGAAAGGTTGTTGATGAATCAACAATCGACCAGTGGCAGAATGAGAAGTCACAATTCCAACCACACGCACTCACTGATGATGGAATCTCGCCACGGGCGTTTCCTGGAACAACTGGCGGCGCACATATGTCAACAGGGCTTGAGCATGATGAACTCGGTCGGCGGACTGAAGACACAGATATGCGAGTTGAACAGGTGGATAAGCGGACACGGAAAGTCGAAACAGCACGTCGTGAAGAGGACCTGACACCTCGATCGTTTGGGAGTGAAGATGCCCCGAATCTCGTGATCTCATGGGGATCAAATGAGGGAGCAATGGTTGAAGCGATGAGTATTCTTGATGAGCGGGGTATTGACGTCCACTTCCTTTCAGTTCCGTATCTATTCCCACGGTATAATCTCACAGAAGCGATTGATGAAGCTGAGACGGTGATCGCTGTGGAGTGTAATGCAACCGGACAGTTTGCTAACGTGATTGAGCACGATGCACTTTCACGTGTTAATCGTGTGAATAAATACGATGGCGTACGATTTAAAGCAGACGAGCTTGCAAGCAAGATTGAACAGACAATCGATACTGCGAGTAGTGCGGGAACAAATGAAGAAACAGAAACAACGGAGATAACTCAATGA
- a CDS encoding FAD-dependent oxidoreductase, translated as MDATVTVKEAQSVGPQTVTITMQSPPAFTAKPGQFLRVTATIDDEEYARFYTISSPDVEETIEITVGIDPSDAGPFSQYLADIESGSKLSIAGPFGQHYYEDSDRAVVLAGGPGIGPAVGIGDAADAAGNEVAIVYVSETATPAHRPRLNALADAGNNVTIFTTASDSQSGIVPPEFDDAVADIITGVSTEQTFVYGFEGFIEAATDALESASINPDEAKIENFG; from the coding sequence ATGGACGCAACAGTCACTGTCAAAGAAGCTCAATCCGTTGGTCCGCAGACAGTCACGATTACTATGCAGTCACCCCCAGCGTTCACTGCAAAACCAGGACAATTCCTTCGGGTTACAGCGACCATCGACGATGAAGAATATGCGCGGTTTTATACAATTTCATCACCAGATGTCGAGGAAACTATCGAAATCACCGTTGGCATCGACCCATCAGATGCAGGACCGTTCAGTCAGTATCTCGCTGATATCGAATCTGGGTCAAAACTCTCGATCGCTGGACCATTTGGACAGCACTATTATGAGGATTCAGACCGCGCTGTTGTGCTTGCTGGCGGACCTGGAATCGGTCCTGCGGTTGGCATTGGCGATGCAGCGGATGCTGCTGGAAATGAGGTTGCAATTGTTTATGTCTCTGAGACGGCGACTCCAGCGCATCGACCACGATTGAATGCGCTTGCAGACGCGGGAAATAATGTTACAATCTTCACCACTGCATCTGATAGTCAATCAGGAATCGTCCCCCCGGAATTTGATGATGCGGTTGCTGATATCATTACTGGGGTATCGACAGAACAAACATTTGTGTATGGATTTGAAGGATTCATTGAGGCAGCAACTGATGCGCTTGAATCTGCCTCGATAAATCCTGACGAAGCGAAAATTGAAAATTTTGGATAA
- the acs gene encoding acetate--CoA ligase, with protein MTDDDVELEARLAEQESFDPPASFVDQANVTDEAIYDEFSENWPECWTRAADLLSWDSEYSTVLDDSDEPFYEWFADGNLNAAYNCVDRHVEDGNKNRVAIKWEGEHGNTRTYTYQDLYREVNEFAATLQELGVKENDVVTMYMPMIPELPIAMLACARIGAPHSVVFAGFSADALATRMNSADSEYLITADGYYRRGDALDHFQKAQEGLDNVEHDVAASVVVDRLGDDGFGHELSETQYDWDSLMDAHRGDRVAPVERNAEDMLFLMYTSGTTGEPKGVKHTTGGYLAYTAWTAQSVLDLEPGDTYWCSADIGWITGHSYIVYGPLALGTTTVMYEGTPDYPERDRLWDIIEKYAVDVFYTAPTAIRAFMKWGTEYPDSHDLSSLRLLGTVGEPINPRAWKWYYTHIGDESCPIVDTWWQTETGGMMVTTLPGIGTMKPGSAGPPSPGIDATIVDTAGEDVDAGRAGYLTVNKPWPGMLRTLYQNDERFIDEYWEEYSDPDTDEWVYFPEDGAKIDDDGYITILGRVDDVLNVSGHRLGTMEIESAIVGVNGVAEAAVVGGDHDLKGEAVYAYVITEDGYAEDEDLRESIIKGVEDGIGPIARPEQVIFTEELPKTRSGKIMRRLLEEIANGEELGDTTTLRNPEIVDEIEAKVSGD; from the coding sequence ATGACAGATGACGATGTCGAACTCGAGGCACGCCTTGCTGAGCAGGAAAGCTTTGATCCGCCGGCGTCGTTTGTCGATCAGGCAAACGTCACAGACGAGGCCATTTATGATGAGTTCTCTGAAAATTGGCCTGAGTGTTGGACTCGCGCGGCTGATCTGCTTTCTTGGGACAGTGAATACTCGACTGTTCTTGATGACTCAGATGAGCCGTTCTACGAATGGTTCGCTGATGGTAATCTGAACGCCGCATATAATTGCGTTGACCGGCATGTCGAAGACGGCAATAAAAACCGGGTTGCAATCAAGTGGGAAGGTGAACACGGTAACACTCGCACGTATACATATCAAGATCTGTATCGTGAAGTAAATGAATTTGCTGCCACACTGCAGGAACTTGGGGTGAAAGAAAACGATGTTGTCACGATGTATATGCCAATGATTCCTGAGCTTCCGATTGCAATGCTTGCATGTGCACGCATCGGTGCCCCACACTCAGTTGTGTTTGCTGGATTCTCCGCAGATGCGCTTGCAACGCGGATGAATTCTGCCGACTCTGAATATCTCATCACCGCCGATGGGTATTATCGACGCGGTGATGCACTTGATCACTTCCAGAAAGCACAAGAAGGACTTGATAATGTCGAGCACGATGTCGCCGCAAGCGTTGTTGTGGACCGTCTTGGCGATGACGGATTCGGTCATGAACTGAGTGAAACGCAGTATGACTGGGACTCACTCATGGATGCACACCGCGGTGACCGAGTTGCACCCGTTGAGCGAAACGCTGAGGATATGCTGTTTTTGATGTACACTTCTGGTACAACTGGCGAACCAAAAGGTGTTAAACACACAACTGGCGGTTATCTTGCTTACACCGCCTGGACAGCACAATCAGTGTTAGATCTTGAACCTGGTGACACCTACTGGTGCTCAGCTGACATTGGCTGGATTACCGGACATTCATATATTGTTTACGGTCCACTCGCATTGGGCACGACAACGGTCATGTATGAGGGAACACCGGATTACCCCGAGCGGGATCGACTCTGGGATATTATTGAAAAATACGCCGTTGATGTGTTCTATACGGCTCCAACAGCAATCCGAGCCTTCATGAAGTGGGGTACGGAATATCCTGACTCTCATGATTTATCGAGTCTTCGGCTGCTTGGAACTGTTGGCGAACCGATTAATCCACGCGCATGGAAGTGGTATTATACCCACATCGGTGATGAGTCTTGCCCGATTGTCGATACATGGTGGCAGACAGAAACAGGCGGAATGATGGTTACGACTCTCCCGGGCATTGGGACAATGAAACCAGGTTCTGCCGGTCCACCCTCGCCAGGAATCGATGCGACAATTGTTGATACCGCCGGTGAGGACGTCGATGCAGGTCGGGCAGGATATCTTACGGTGAATAAACCATGGCCGGGGATGCTTCGAACGCTGTATCAGAATGATGAACGGTTCATTGATGAATACTGGGAGGAGTATTCCGACCCAGATACCGATGAATGGGTATATTTCCCGGAAGATGGCGCCAAGATCGACGATGACGGCTATATAACAATATTGGGGCGGGTTGATGATGTACTCAATGTATCAGGACATCGGCTCGGAACCATGGAGATTGAGTCAGCAATCGTCGGTGTGAATGGTGTTGCAGAAGCAGCAGTCGTTGGCGGTGATCATGATCTGAAAGGTGAGGCTGTATATGCATATGTCATCACTGAAGACGGATATGCTGAAGATGAGGACCTAAGAGAATCAATCATCAAAGGCGTTGAAGATGGAATCGGTCCGATTGCACGACCAGAACAAGTTATATTTACCGAGGAGCTGCCAAAGACGCGATCAGGCAAAATTATGCGACGCCTTCTTGAGGAGATTGCAAACGGTGAAGAATTGGGAGACACAACAACACTCAGAAACCCAGAAATTGTTGACGAAATCGAGGCAAAAGTCAGTGGCGATTGA
- a CDS encoding efflux RND transporter permease subunit: MTTRFGERVRDGLEATGRYAASNQRQVFAVVAVTAIISLGVGFSAVQMSMGMTLYINDDSQTANNWESLKDTYNTGNNIFVIVESDQLYDPETIRAIDRLDQQYGSNVDSIESVTSLADIVRRGADGEIPETKAGVRSAIARVEQRGPVADEMVNRLTPEAGTTIILASYGDVDRYDRGAFLPERGADVVYSSVKSETAFAAMPPGMSTTITGQPVFENAAFGLMLPEMIALFGGAFSLIFIVVYLVMRETVEKGWHVILPLGTAMTALLYMMGAMGILGYDFNAIMLGVMPIALGLGIDYSLQIHSRYVEERRAGNNSLDAIGIATRTTGRALLIAMGTTVVGLGSLLVSAVPPVRQFGVTSAVAVLAAMILAVTMLPALLVRFDRDGHVATETTSKSSDDWLQAVLHRFTSSVTGGHPLITLGIAILLVSGGVYAYPQVEPKQEMMDFWPQDLAEKNDMEELSETVESPKVVYVMIDTDQAYTPETFRDIATYQRLMIANEQVNAVQSPVTSVQMATDGSIPQTQTGLTQTIERLHNTDGMTDVRDPDETPSTIVLSFYVDDIEGESVRSLITAFETNAALSLTTAEDVRITGKPVLNRNVIENVTAGLTPMTLLSFGLGLSFLAFAFLSIRIAAALVLSVAASAAVLVTGAMYVFGIPWNPLTITMSSLTLGIGVDYGIHLFERFEYEVETQGQTQRGAAATAVAKLSRPIIGSSFTTIFGFGVLMISRFPVLANFGRTTVLAISFALLTAFTVLPAVLTVAPILGSPPESNPIDTDINQHTDTDTPSTNDPTTSD; encoded by the coding sequence ATGACAACACGATTTGGTGAACGGGTCCGTGATGGACTTGAAGCGACAGGACGGTATGCTGCTAGTAATCAGCGGCAGGTATTCGCTGTTGTTGCTGTTACTGCAATCATATCACTTGGTGTTGGATTCAGTGCTGTACAAATGAGTATGGGGATGACCCTGTACATCAATGATGACTCTCAAACAGCCAATAATTGGGAGTCACTAAAGGATACATACAATACAGGAAACAATATTTTCGTTATTGTCGAATCAGATCAGTTGTATGATCCTGAGACAATTCGGGCAATTGATAGACTTGACCAGCAGTATGGATCGAATGTCGACTCAATAGAGAGCGTTACTTCACTCGCAGATATTGTCAGGCGAGGCGCTGATGGTGAAATACCTGAAACAAAAGCGGGCGTTCGGAGTGCCATTGCACGAGTTGAACAGCGTGGACCAGTAGCTGACGAGATGGTTAATCGACTTACACCGGAGGCAGGGACGACAATCATCCTCGCAAGTTACGGCGATGTCGATCGATACGACCGCGGGGCATTTTTACCTGAGCGTGGTGCTGATGTCGTATATTCATCAGTCAAATCAGAGACGGCGTTTGCAGCGATGCCGCCAGGGATGTCAACGACAATTACGGGGCAACCTGTCTTCGAAAACGCAGCGTTTGGACTGATGCTTCCAGAGATGATTGCGCTCTTTGGAGGCGCATTTTCGCTCATCTTCATTGTGGTATATCTTGTGATGCGTGAGACTGTCGAGAAAGGGTGGCATGTCATACTCCCACTTGGAACAGCAATGACTGCATTACTGTATATGATGGGGGCAATGGGCATCTTGGGATATGATTTCAATGCAATCATGCTCGGTGTGATGCCAATTGCACTTGGATTAGGGATTGACTATAGTCTCCAGATTCACTCACGATATGTTGAGGAAAGGCGAGCAGGTAACAACTCGCTTGATGCAATCGGGATCGCAACACGAACGACCGGTCGAGCGTTACTGATTGCAATGGGGACAACTGTAGTTGGATTAGGATCACTTCTTGTCTCAGCGGTCCCACCAGTCCGGCAATTTGGTGTAACGAGTGCTGTTGCTGTGCTTGCAGCAATGATTCTCGCGGTCACAATGCTTCCAGCACTGCTTGTCCGGTTTGACCGTGATGGACATGTGGCGACCGAAACGACCAGTAAGTCGAGTGACGATTGGCTTCAAGCAGTTCTCCATCGATTTACGTCGAGCGTTACTGGTGGGCATCCACTTATTACGCTTGGAATTGCGATCTTGCTCGTTTCTGGTGGTGTCTATGCATATCCGCAAGTCGAGCCAAAACAGGAGATGATGGACTTCTGGCCGCAGGACCTCGCTGAGAAGAATGATATGGAGGAACTCTCTGAAACAGTTGAAAGTCCGAAGGTAGTGTATGTCATGATCGATACAGATCAGGCATATACCCCAGAAACGTTCCGTGATATTGCCACATATCAACGACTTATGATTGCGAATGAGCAGGTGAATGCAGTCCAATCACCCGTGACAAGTGTTCAAATGGCAACAGATGGATCAATCCCGCAAACGCAGACAGGGCTGACCCAGACGATTGAGCGTCTGCACAACACCGATGGGATGACCGATGTGCGAGATCCGGATGAGACACCATCGACGATCGTGCTCTCATTTTATGTCGACGATATTGAGGGCGAAAGTGTCCGTTCACTCATCACTGCCTTTGAAACTAATGCAGCATTATCATTAACGACTGCTGAGGATGTTCGGATTACAGGTAAGCCAGTGTTAAATCGAAATGTCATTGAGAACGTAACCGCTGGTCTCACACCGATGACACTTCTTTCCTTTGGGCTTGGGTTGTCATTCCTTGCGTTTGCGTTCCTCTCGATACGAATTGCTGCTGCGCTTGTTCTAAGTGTCGCTGCAAGCGCTGCTGTGCTCGTAACAGGAGCGATGTATGTGTTCGGGATTCCATGGAATCCATTGACGATAACGATGTCATCACTGACTCTCGGGATTGGTGTTGATTATGGGATCCATCTCTTCGAGCGATTTGAGTATGAGGTCGAAACACAGGGTCAAACACAGCGTGGAGCTGCTGCAACTGCTGTTGCGAAGCTATCGCGTCCAATTATCGGGTCCAGCTTTACAACAATATTTGGCTTCGGTGTATTGATGATCTCACGGTTCCCAGTCCTCGCAAACTTTGGACGAACAACCGTTCTTGCGATTTCGTTTGCCCTTTTGACTGCGTTTACGGTGCTTCCTGCGGTGTTAACTGTGGCTCCCATCCTTGGGTCACCGCCAGAATCAAATCCAATTGACACGGATATCAACCAGCACACAGACACTGATACGCCATCAACAAATGATCCAACAACAAGCGATTAA
- a CDS encoding COG1361 S-layer family protein — protein MQYYLGKKWRAILLITIMVVAAFAAGSGGVAAEQYNDFSEPELTPTIQQQNVVAAGEMKSFDLLIQNRHTGITSMDRQIGDIAQVVQTHRIQVGSATAVTASVDAGDTPLDIRTAQQSLGTIAAGDARKMGLTIEVDQHAQPGVYQLPVKITYGYINSINVDKNDYFINRNTQTVKEHITVRVEKSVRLGVRDVTGADLYKDADGTMTVRVQNTGSEIAQNAELSIVQSEYFNPKSNAVSVGELKPDETATAEFQVGVENVDAAGAYGVNFQLRYEDENGNPEQSLTRTGSVAVSNGPQYKLSTEARAMYVDSIGSVAVTVTNTGERTAPNARAKLSPIEPFALVSTSASLGTLNPGESATARFKLEVSDRAIPQEYPLTVRIIHDDTYGNDVTSDPLSVDVPVGPEKSFAVTNTAAVTAGQTETLRFTIKNTGEGEFRDAVVRVNANSPFETDDDTTYIGMLKPGETTTVSYTVSADGSAAAKTYSLDTSIKYDNAFGETVVSDIQSAPITITASDGGLPVPGIVIAGVVIPIALVAGVVYQTKPFSRLR, from the coding sequence ATGCAATATTATCTAGGGAAAAAATGGCGGGCAATTTTATTGATCACAATCATGGTTGTAGCTGCGTTCGCCGCCGGGTCGGGTGGTGTCGCAGCCGAGCAATATAATGACTTTTCCGAACCGGAGCTTACACCGACAATTCAGCAACAGAATGTCGTCGCAGCGGGTGAAATGAAGAGCTTCGATCTGTTGATACAGAACCGGCATACTGGCATCACCAGTATGGATCGTCAAATCGGTGATATTGCACAAGTTGTTCAAACGCATCGGATCCAAGTCGGATCTGCAACAGCGGTCACAGCCAGTGTTGATGCTGGTGACACACCGCTTGACATTCGAACAGCACAACAAAGTCTGGGAACGATCGCTGCTGGTGATGCCCGAAAGATGGGACTAACAATCGAGGTGGACCAACATGCACAACCTGGAGTGTATCAACTCCCAGTCAAGATTACATATGGCTATATAAATAGTATTAATGTTGACAAAAATGACTATTTCATTAATCGGAATACACAGACGGTGAAAGAGCACATTACTGTCCGTGTTGAGAAATCTGTCCGACTTGGCGTGCGTGATGTCACGGGGGCGGACCTGTACAAAGACGCTGACGGGACAATGACTGTGAGAGTACAGAATACAGGAAGTGAGATCGCCCAAAATGCCGAACTCTCGATTGTGCAATCAGAGTACTTTAATCCAAAGAGTAACGCCGTCTCGGTTGGTGAATTAAAGCCTGATGAGACGGCGACGGCAGAATTCCAAGTTGGTGTAGAAAATGTTGATGCTGCCGGGGCGTATGGTGTGAATTTTCAGTTACGATATGAAGATGAAAATGGAAATCCAGAGCAGTCGCTCACCCGAACTGGCAGTGTAGCGGTCTCAAATGGACCACAGTATAAACTCTCGACTGAAGCAAGGGCGATGTATGTCGATTCGATTGGTTCTGTGGCTGTGACAGTGACAAATACAGGTGAACGAACAGCACCGAATGCACGAGCGAAATTGAGTCCAATTGAACCGTTTGCCCTTGTATCAACAAGCGCGAGTCTTGGAACACTCAATCCCGGTGAATCAGCGACTGCGAGATTTAAACTTGAGGTGTCAGATCGTGCGATTCCACAAGAGTATCCACTGACAGTTCGTATCATTCATGATGACACATATGGAAATGATGTAACGAGTGATCCACTATCGGTTGATGTGCCTGTTGGTCCTGAGAAATCTTTCGCGGTCACAAACACCGCAGCAGTAACAGCCGGACAAACGGAAACACTCCGATTCACGATTAAAAACACTGGTGAAGGGGAATTCCGAGATGCCGTTGTCCGTGTCAATGCCAATTCACCATTTGAAACTGATGATGACACAACGTATATTGGGATGCTCAAGCCTGGTGAAACAACAACCGTGAGTTATACAGTCAGTGCTGATGGGTCTGCCGCAGCAAAGACATATTCACTTGATACAAGTATCAAATATGACAATGCATTCGGCGAAACAGTCGTGAGTGACATTCAGTCGGCACCAATCACGATTACCGCTAGTGACGGAGGGCTACCAGTTCCAGGTATCGTCATTGCGGGCGTCGTTATTCCGATTGCACTTGTTGCCGGTGTTGTATATCAAACGAAACCGTTCTCACGCCTTCGATAA
- a CDS encoding MarR family transcriptional regulator → MSTTEALAGEETSSDRWDPVREMPPSAKLVAKVLDYNEQLTQSQLAEETLLPPRTVRYALSRLEDADVIEARISFTDARKRLYTLAI, encoded by the coding sequence ATGAGTACAACAGAGGCACTCGCGGGTGAGGAAACATCAAGTGACCGTTGGGATCCCGTTCGTGAGATGCCCCCGAGTGCGAAGTTGGTTGCAAAGGTGCTTGACTATAACGAGCAGCTGACACAAAGTCAGCTGGCTGAAGAGACGCTATTACCACCGCGAACAGTTCGTTACGCATTATCGCGACTTGAGGATGCAGACGTTATTGAAGCGCGGATCTCATTTACAGACGCACGAAAGCGATTGTATACGCTCGCGATTTAA